In one window of Palaemon carinicauda isolate YSFRI2023 chromosome 2, ASM3689809v2, whole genome shotgun sequence DNA:
- the LOC137621464 gene encoding neurofilament heavy polypeptide-like, with protein MPAIPSNSCADGQQTPELVSRRASVPSGQRDVSHGVGASLARQGSPARPPARSRAVARKPSPSLQSPDSPRQHSPVCQRSPVCQRSPVRQRSPVRQRSPARQRSPDRQLSPDG; from the coding sequence atgcCTGCCATACCTTCCAACTCCTGCGCAGATGGCCAGCAGACTCCTgaactcgtcagccgacgggcatcggtcccttcggggcaaagggatgtctcccacggtgtgggagcttcccttgcgcgtcagggttcccctgcgcgccctcctgcgcgttcacgcgcaGTAGCACGTAAGCCCTCTCCATCTTTGCAGTCTCCTGACTCgcctcgccagcactctcctgtttgtcagcgctctcctgtttgtcagcgctctcctgttcgccagcgctctcctgttcgccagcgctctcctgctcgccagcgctctcctgatcgccagcttTCTCCTGATGGTTAA